ACTGCGCCGGCGGGCACGATCACGGGCAGCTGAGCCTCTGGAGCGTCTGTCTCGCCGTGCTGGGCGGACTCACCGTCGTCGTCCTGCTGGCGATGGCGCTGCTGGTCGCCACCCGGTCGGGTGACCGGCCGCGAGGCACGAGGGGATCGCGGCACCGGGCCGGCCGGGCGCCGCCGATTCCCGGGGCCGGACTCACCCTCGCCGCGACAGCGGTGCTGCGCATATAGGAACGGGCCGTTTCCCGCGTCCACCCGTTTCTGTCGAAAGGTCCTACCGCGATGATGCGTACCCTCAAGCTGTCCCGCGGCCTGCTGGCCGTCACCGCCGTCCTGGCGCTCGCCGCCTGCGGCGAAAGCACCTCCTCGGACTCCGGCCCGGCGCCGTCGGCCGCCGCCTCCGCCGCGACCTCGGCGACGTTCAACGACGCCGACGTCGCGTTCGCCCAGCAGATGATCCCGCACCACCAGTCGGCCATCGCCATGGCGAAGATGGCCACCGGCCACGTCGGCGACCCGCGCGTGGCCGAGCTCGCCCGCAAGATCCAGGCAGCTCAGCAGCCCGAGATCGACACCATGAACCGGTGGCTGACCGCCTGGGGAAAGCCCCTGGCGAGTCCCGGCGGCGAGGCGATGGAGGGCATGGACCACGGTGACATGGCCGGCGTCGACGAGCTGGACATGACGGCTCTGATGAACGCCAAGGGCACGCCGTGGGACAAGGAGTTCCTGGCGGTGATGGTGAAGCATCACCAGGGCGCGGTCGTGATGGCCGAGCAGGAGCTCGCCCAGGGCGCCAGCTCGGATGCCAAGGCGCTCGCGCAGGCGATCATCACCGATCAGCAGGCGCAGATCACCGAGATGAAGCAGTTGCGTGCCGGCTTGTAAGAGCTCCGGCTGCTAGGTCAGTCCTGCGGGACGGTTCGCGCGGTCGACGGTGCCGAGTTCACCGTCGACCGCGGCGAGGCCGTCGCGGTGCCCGGAATCACTTGCATCTTGAAGTGAGTGGGGCCTACGGTTCACTTAACGCTTGAAGTGAGGGTGGGGCCATGAGCGCTTTTGTGAATACGAGCCGTCCAGCCGGTGCCTACGACGCGCTCCTGGCCCGGGCGCTGCCCGCGGCGCGCGCTCAGCGCATCTGGGAGCCGGCCGACGGGGCGCTGCCGTCGCTGTTCGTCAGCCACGGCGTGCCGCCGACGCTCGACGACCAGCAGTGGCTCGACGACCTGTTCGCCTGGGGTCAGTCGATGCCCAAGCCCCGGGGCATCGTGGTCGTCTCGGCGCACTGGGAGGCGGCGCCGGCCGCGCTGTCCGGGTCCGCCGCGGGCACCCCGCTCTACTACGACTTCGGCGGTTTCCACCCGCGGTACTACACGCTGCCGTATGCCACGCCCGACGCCACCGACCTGGCCCACCGCATCGCCGGCACGCTCGACTCCGCCACCCCGGTGCACCAGTTCGTCGACCGCGGGCTCGACCACGGCGCGTTCATCCCGCTGATGGCGATGTATCCGGCCGCCGACGTCCCGGTCGTGCAGCTGTCCATGCCGAGCCTCGACCCGCAGGCGCTGCTCGCGCTCGGCCGGCGGCTGCGTGGCCTGCGCGACGAGGGCATCCTGGTCATCGGGTCCGGGTTCATGACGCACAGCTTCGCCACCATGCGCAATCCCGCGCTCGCCGGGCACACCAGGGCGTTCGACGAGTGGGCCATCGACGC
Above is a genomic segment from Actinoplanes ianthinogenes containing:
- a CDS encoding DUF305 domain-containing protein, yielding MMRTLKLSRGLLAVTAVLALAACGESTSSDSGPAPSAAASAATSATFNDADVAFAQQMIPHHQSAIAMAKMATGHVGDPRVAELARKIQAAQQPEIDTMNRWLTAWGKPLASPGGEAMEGMDHGDMAGVDELDMTALMNAKGTPWDKEFLAVMVKHHQGAVVMAEQELAQGASSDAKALAQAIITDQQAQITEMKQLRAGL
- a CDS encoding DODA-type extradiol aromatic ring-opening family dioxygenase, whose product is MSAFVNTSRPAGAYDALLARALPAARAQRIWEPADGALPSLFVSHGVPPTLDDQQWLDDLFAWGQSMPKPRGIVVVSAHWEAAPAALSGSAAGTPLYYDFGGFHPRYYTLPYATPDATDLAHRIAGTLDSATPVHQFVDRGLDHGAFIPLMAMYPAADVPVVQLSMPSLDPQALLALGRRLRGLRDEGILVIGSGFMTHSFATMRNPALAGHTRAFDEWAIDAVTRGDVDALTDYRAKAPGVEVAHPTADHYVPLLLTLGAATDPTTAVSTIDRICFGNSIRSITVR
- a CDS encoding DUF6153 family protein, coding for MIGPTAASIGRGARTVLLLCTVLGLALMHTLGHSGVRAEHSGSVAMTSMSATLTAAEDCPDDHCAGGHDHGQLSLWSVCLAVLGGLTVVVLLAMALLVATRSGDRPRGTRGSRHRAGRAPPIPGAGLTLAATAVLRI